A single genomic interval of Chroicocephalus ridibundus chromosome 23, bChrRid1.1, whole genome shotgun sequence harbors:
- the LOC134526739 gene encoding synapsin-1-like — MRGQFEGKPEPLLFRIPQAFFQALQQQMSGGSAKKMLPNSTRGETPTRSAPGKSLRPQVQEEEPSSTSKKLPPSLPLLSSGFSPRCSPEENSTAAGVRPREPSPGEKQPAKGRARSSAVAPPSPGPWPQSGARGKVGEEKEGRGQWHITNVLQLPLEMPRDGSCELFRCPEVEVESIVETCGPLEQLKPTQRKVKGGPSWDPPPARTSRGQESPPGSFFPPEWEQQQPPPRSLERDPCGSCRPQQGGGPRTFPPEGFFF, encoded by the exons ATGCGTGGACAGTTTGAGG GGAAGCCGGAGCCGCTGCTGTTCCGCATCCCTCAGGCTTTCTTCCAggcgctgcagcagcagatgtccGGGGGGAGCGCAAAGAAGATGCTGCCCAACTCCACCAGGGGTGAGACGCCGACACGCTCCGCACCTGGGAAATCCCTTCGCCCCCAGGTCCAGGAGGaagagcccagcagcacctcgaaaaagctccctccctccctcccgctgcttTCTAGCGGCTTTTCCCCTCGCTGCAGCCCAGAGGAAAATAGCACAGCTGCAGGAGTGCGCCCCAGAG AGCCGAGTCCTGGGGAGAAGCAGCCGGCCAAGGGCAGAGCCCGCTCCTCAGCAGttgccccccccagcccgggcccATGGCCACAGAGTGGAGCAAGAGgaaaagtgggagaagaaaaggaaggaagag GACAGTGGCACATCACCAACGTCCTGCAG CTGCCGCTGGAGATGCCCCGGGATGGCTCCTGCGAGCTCTTCAGGTGCCCCGAGGTGGAGGTGGAGAGCATCGTGGAGACCTGCGGCCCCCTGGAGCAGCTCAAACCCACTCAGAGGAAGGTTAAGGGGGGGCCaagctgggacccccccccagccaggaCCTCCAGGGGCCAGGAGTCCCCCCCCGGCAGCTTCTTCCCCCCagagtgggagcagcagcagcccccccccaggaGCCTGGAGCGAGACCCCTGCGGGAGCTGCAGACCACAGCAGGGGGGGGGCCCCAGGACCTTCCCCCCCGAGGGCTTCTTCTTCTaa
- the LOC134526651 gene encoding uncharacterized protein LOC134526651: MLRQHAAARWLLPPPPGHPPRGRRYPSCILVTPRRRMLRPLRMMPILLPGPRRRSPPQCGERGVRPRRRAEPALAKGCSFGSRFPDGSRGFHRREHNFPWAKTPSGAQGRQEEPRAQSWEPSSAEHLRGCRTGGCAGCGDAGDEQEMETPPGSKRHHRATAGAQDTGGKTACSITPLFALLEAVGEALLQGRLGTARAGRSPASLSLPEEAEVGAELFQEMLQRDFGLAGEGRATGAQEPGAKGSLETSGLPQRHGAQPGEAAGESGAADSTRRAKSTRWRSGWQRNAPPSRRLPASTVRPPLLEPAP, translated from the exons ATGCTACGGCAGCACGCGGCTGCCCGGTGGCTTCTACCACCTCCGCCTGGGCACCCTCCCCGTGGCCGGCGGTACCCCAGCTGCATCCTGGTGACCccgaggaggaggatgctgaggccGCTCCGGATGATGCCGATTCTGCTTCCAGGGCCCag GAGACGGAGTCCTCCCCAGTGCGGGGAGCGCGGTGTGCGTCCCCGCCGGCGTGCAGAGCCGGCCCTGGCAAAGGGCTGCTCCTTCGGGAGCAGGTTTCCGGACGGGAGCAGAGGTTTTCACCGCCGGGAACACAACTTTCCATGGGCGAAAACCCCCTCTGGAGCGCAGGGACGGCAGGAGGAGCCGAGGGCACAGAGCTGGGAGCCGAGCTCGGCTGAGCATCTCCGGGGATGCAGGACGGGAGGATGCGCTGGAtgcggggatgctggggatgag CAGGAGATGGAGACCCCCCCGGGCAGCAAGCGGCACCACCGAGCTACTGCTGGAGCCCAGGACACCGGGGGCAAGACCGCCTGCTCCATCACCCCGCTCTTCGCCCTGCTGGAGGCGGTGGGAGAAGCTCTCCTCCAAGGTAGGCTCGGCACGGCGCGGGCAGGCAGGTCCCCTgcgtccctctccctccccgaAGAGGCCGAGGTGGGGGCTGAGCTCTTCCAAGAGATGCTGCAGCGGGATTTTGGCCTTGCCGGAGAAGGAAGAGCCACCGGAGCCCAGGAGCCTGGAGCCAAGGGCTCTTTG GAAACCTCCGGTCTCCCACAGCGTCACGGCGCCCAACCTGGGGAAGCCGCTGGGGAAAGCGGAGCAGCCGACTCCACCCGGAGAGCAAAATCCACCCGCTGGAGGTCAGGCTGG CAGCGAAAcgcacctccatcccgaaggctgcCCGCCTCCACGGTGCGACCGCCCCTCCTCGAGCCTGCGCCCTGA